The following coding sequences lie in one Heyndrickxia oleronia genomic window:
- a CDS encoding S8 family peptidase has translation MKRMLRTSLAIAASVMLVIPSVAQAVENDEVYQSASMKKSALTEQLLKSEKEQKLDAYKSSQKENLDIDTLVVRYSHTISKEIHKRAGVQVVRSIPALGYDIVYIPKGKKLSEVLKVYKNDKAITEITPSVKFKKLGDVDPKKSKMYQLQMLNIEKALKYAGNHKVVVAVIDGGVDYRHPELSSQVLPPYNAAAPAKTPVPDMHGTHVAGIIAAAANNGLGGHGINPKAKILPIDVFNGGQSANDYTIAQGIMYAIEKKADIINMSLGSYNNSPILADAIQRAIDAGITVIAAAGNEATDDYSYPAAYPGVISVGNINKNKQLSESSNYGSSVDLVAPGEEIYSTAYSTEKNHTFMKLTGTSMASPVVAGVASLLKSKYPNLKPNEIEYILENTATDLGEHGYDLTFANGLVNPVAALKFDLKQLPKFIDVQGSELLKAAQPLKQEGKNSINGKITLQQEVQLFKMELKAGEHVQTVLDAAKSFDYGMDFYFFPEGSQKINGQPLEINKTRAGGQEAYLYSADMDGTLVIGIKDVNGSYSKTGKSTFTFTAEKFTSLIPNTNSMEQPIKIDSFPYNSAEQKGEPLTLFNTEGMPDSDYFTFEVNEPKVLSFTLDGLPGVNSTLSVSVLNNENKQELEYLPIIYSDDNGIGIGERLSFEAIPGMKYMLTVSNESMPDFSITALLAGLLGTGGGMNQEISFDYSSYPYNLKVEQAILPKDEDGLPLVDNLESQFINDQMTISEYADKKSTETNSGLDALLDDDGNEFSEKEIEAILTQSIPITQNHHKGYFQITGDQDYYTISPNEDAIYDISVENGPGQLINSSIYEYDPDLNMLMPYSNLSGGLGDILSLLLGIGSSSSYVPLKKDTQYIIKLENDMGNISADPYLLTVDKVATSPEKDEDLNSFETAVDMIQGKTYQNYFIYPGDTDYYYYQHHGANQIMDLKIQEKQRTAMEKGNLPADLFPSTIFSGMLIEDTNGNKQIDNDEMLKSIPIGASLFDLSLGDIDVSFKAQNGVGYFVVLNPLIPQVNLNPYEVKMIALKDQKTDEDGEVTNHIPKKPLVLKKQQGKLIGQGYMNAGVPFGDIDHFRLDLKKTTNVSMMLEMEKSLDGVIEIYNSKGKLIKRFDDYGESDEELAKLKLNKGTYYIELSEATGKAGTEKYKLTISLN, from the coding sequence ATGAAAAGGATGTTAAGAACCTCATTAGCGATTGCTGCTTCTGTAATGTTGGTCATTCCATCAGTGGCACAGGCAGTAGAAAATGATGAAGTGTATCAGAGTGCAAGTATGAAGAAATCAGCATTGACTGAACAATTATTGAAATCTGAAAAGGAACAAAAGCTTGATGCCTACAAAAGTAGTCAGAAGGAAAATTTAGATATTGATACTTTAGTTGTAAGGTATAGTCATACAATATCTAAGGAAATACATAAAAGAGCTGGTGTCCAAGTGGTCCGTTCGATTCCAGCATTGGGATATGATATTGTTTATATTCCTAAAGGAAAGAAACTTAGTGAAGTACTAAAGGTATATAAGAATGATAAAGCAATTACTGAAATTACTCCAAGTGTAAAATTTAAAAAGCTTGGGGATGTTGATCCGAAAAAGAGTAAAATGTATCAACTGCAAATGCTGAATATTGAAAAAGCCTTAAAATATGCAGGAAATCATAAAGTGGTTGTGGCTGTAATTGACGGGGGTGTCGATTATCGTCATCCAGAATTAAGCTCACAGGTATTACCACCATACAATGCTGCAGCACCAGCTAAAACTCCTGTTCCAGATATGCATGGAACCCATGTAGCAGGAATTATTGCAGCCGCGGCCAATAATGGATTAGGTGGTCATGGAATTAACCCTAAAGCCAAAATATTGCCGATTGATGTATTTAATGGTGGTCAATCAGCAAATGACTATACAATCGCTCAAGGAATTATGTATGCAATAGAGAAAAAGGCAGATATCATTAATATGAGTCTAGGAAGTTATAATAATTCACCAATTCTAGCAGATGCAATTCAGAGAGCAATTGATGCAGGAATTACAGTGATTGCAGCCGCTGGGAATGAAGCAACAGATGATTATTCTTATCCAGCTGCATACCCGGGAGTTATTAGTGTAGGAAACATCAATAAAAATAAGCAACTATCAGAATCATCCAATTATGGCTCAAGTGTTGATCTTGTGGCTCCTGGCGAGGAAATTTATAGTACTGCCTATTCAACCGAGAAGAATCACACATTTATGAAATTAACTGGAACATCAATGGCATCGCCAGTAGTAGCAGGTGTAGCATCCCTATTAAAATCAAAATATCCGAATCTTAAACCAAATGAAATAGAGTATATACTAGAAAATACTGCAACCGATTTAGGTGAGCATGGATATGATCTTACCTTTGCAAATGGTTTGGTTAATCCAGTTGCAGCATTGAAGTTTGATCTAAAACAACTTCCAAAATTTATAGATGTACAAGGCTCTGAATTATTGAAAGCAGCACAACCTTTAAAACAAGAAGGCAAAAATAGTATTAATGGAAAAATTACATTACAGCAGGAAGTACAACTATTTAAAATGGAGCTTAAAGCAGGAGAACATGTGCAAACTGTCTTAGATGCAGCAAAAAGCTTCGATTATGGGATGGACTTTTACTTTTTTCCAGAGGGCTCGCAAAAAATAAATGGACAACCTTTAGAAATAAATAAAACAAGAGCTGGTGGTCAGGAAGCCTATTTATATAGTGCAGATATGGATGGAACACTAGTCATAGGGATTAAGGACGTAAATGGAAGCTATAGTAAAACTGGAAAATCGACTTTTACTTTTACAGCTGAAAAATTTACGTCATTAATACCAAATACTAATTCTATGGAACAGCCAATTAAGATTGATTCTTTTCCATATAACTCTGCCGAGCAAAAGGGTGAACCATTAACACTTTTTAATACGGAGGGAATGCCAGATAGTGATTATTTTACTTTTGAAGTGAATGAACCAAAAGTATTATCTTTCACATTAGATGGACTTCCAGGGGTTAATTCAACACTTTCCGTATCAGTACTGAATAATGAAAATAAACAGGAATTAGAGTATCTTCCAATCATATACTCTGATGATAATGGAATTGGAATAGGTGAACGACTCTCCTTTGAAGCAATACCAGGAATGAAGTATATGCTTACTGTTTCCAATGAAAGCATGCCTGATTTTTCAATCACCGCTCTACTTGCTGGACTTTTAGGAACTGGTGGTGGGATGAATCAAGAGATATCCTTTGATTATTCCTCATATCCTTACAATCTAAAAGTAGAACAAGCGATATTGCCGAAGGATGAGGACGGACTTCCTTTAGTTGATAATCTTGAATCTCAGTTTATTAATGACCAAATGACGATTTCTGAGTATGCTGATAAGAAATCAACAGAGACAAATAGTGGATTAGACGCTTTATTAGATGATGATGGCAACGAATTTAGTGAGAAAGAAATCGAAGCAATATTGACCCAATCTATACCAATTACTCAAAATCATCATAAAGGCTATTTTCAAATTACAGGAGATCAGGACTACTATACAATTTCTCCTAACGAGGATGCAATTTACGATATTTCAGTTGAAAATGGTCCGGGACAGCTGATAAATTCAAGTATTTATGAATATGATCCAGATCTAAATATGTTAATGCCATATAGTAATTTATCTGGAGGACTAGGTGATATTTTATCCCTCTTATTAGGTATCGGTAGCTCATCTTCCTATGTTCCTTTGAAAAAGGATACCCAATACATTATTAAACTGGAAAATGATATGGGGAATATTTCTGCTGATCCATATTTATTAACGGTAGATAAAGTAGCAACATCACCTGAAAAAGATGAAGATTTAAATAGTTTTGAGACTGCTGTAGATATGATCCAAGGGAAGACCTATCAAAATTACTTTATTTATCCAGGAGATACCGATTATTACTACTATCAACACCATGGTGCAAATCAAATCATGGATTTGAAAATTCAGGAGAAACAACGTACAGCAATGGAAAAGGGGAATCTTCCAGCTGATTTATTTCCATCTACTATTTTTTCAGGAATGTTAATTGAAGATACAAATGGGAATAAACAAATTGATAATGATGAAATGTTAAAATCAATTCCGATTGGTGCAAGTCTATTTGATCTATCCTTAGGAGATATTGACGTATCATTCAAGGCCCAAAATGGTGTAGGGTATTTTGTAGTCCTAAATCCTTTAATCCCTCAGGTTAATTTAAATCCATACGAGGTCAAGATGATCGCATTAAAAGATCAAAAGACTGATGAAGATGGTGAGGTAACCAATCATATACCAAAGAAACCATTGGTATTAAAGAAGCAACAGGGGAAATTGATTGGACAAGGGTATATGAATGCAGGTGTTCCTTTTGGGGATATTGATCATTTTAGATTAGATTTGAAAAAAACAACGAATGTCTCTATGATGCTTGAAATGGAAAAATCATTAGACGGAGTAATCGAAATATATAATTCTAAAGGTAAACTGATTAAACGGTTTGATGATTATGGTGAAAGTGATGAAGAGCTAGCTAAGCTAAAGCTAAATAAAGGAACCTACTATATTGAATTAAGTGAAGCTACTGGTAAGGCAGGAACGGAAAAATATAAGCTGACTATTTCATTGAATTAA
- a CDS encoding universal stress protein: protein MYKKILVAMDGSTPSVNALQHSAELAKALGSEKVTILHINKDLPLQEPLYNINLSELMDEENREILTPAVQFLTDANIPFETHTFHGDPANLITSYAKEHKYDVIVMGNKGKGFIQEALLGSVSHKVAHSAPCPVIIVK, encoded by the coding sequence ATGTATAAAAAAATATTAGTAGCAATGGACGGATCTACGCCTTCTGTAAATGCTTTACAACATTCTGCGGAATTAGCGAAAGCACTAGGATCTGAAAAGGTAACTATTTTGCATATTAATAAAGATTTACCATTGCAGGAACCTCTTTATAACATTAATTTGTCTGAGTTAATGGATGAAGAAAATCGTGAAATTTTAACTCCAGCTGTTCAATTCCTGACAGATGCTAATATTCCTTTTGAAACACATACTTTTCATGGCGACCCAGCAAACCTGATTACATCCTATGCGAAGGAGCATAAGTATGATGTGATTGTAATGGGGAACAAAGGAAAAGGGTTTATTCAAGAAGCGTTGCTAGGGAGCGTAAGCCATAAGGTAGCTCATTCGGCTCCTTGCCCGGTTATTATAGTAAAGTAA
- a CDS encoding MFS transporter yields MSEEALKAHNQSAKQPLVIWVIFFATIISFMGLGLVDPILPAIAEKLHATPSQVSLLFTSYNLITGIAMLITGVVSSRIGIKWTLLIGILFIIIFSALAGSSNGIWGVVGFRGGWGLGNALFIATALSAIVGLSVGGTAKAIILYEAAIGLGISVGPLLGGELGSISWRGPFYGVSVLMIIAFLALLLKMPKVAKSKTKSSVLDPIKALKFPGLFRLGLTAFLYNIGFFTLMAYAPFVMGLDEHGLGYVFLGWGLCLAFTSVFVAPKIQAKFGTIKSMCTMLTLFALTLLAMGIWTDSSTAIIVAVIIAGLFLGTNNTLITTAVMEVAPVERSIASAAYSFVRFLGGGVGPWLANKLAETYTPHIPFITGAIFVLLAMLVVATGRKHLAHVDKVTH; encoded by the coding sequence ATGTCAGAAGAAGCGCTGAAAGCTCATAATCAGTCGGCGAAACAGCCACTTGTCATATGGGTAATCTTTTTTGCAACGATTATTTCTTTCATGGGATTAGGTTTAGTTGATCCGATATTACCTGCCATTGCAGAAAAGCTTCATGCTACCCCTAGTCAGGTATCATTGTTATTTACTAGTTATAATTTGATTACTGGTATTGCGATGTTAATTACTGGAGTAGTTTCTAGTAGAATTGGTATTAAGTGGACATTATTAATAGGAATTTTATTTATTATTATTTTCTCCGCTCTTGCAGGCTCATCCAATGGAATATGGGGTGTTGTAGGCTTCCGTGGTGGTTGGGGTCTTGGAAATGCATTATTTATTGCTACGGCCCTATCTGCTATTGTTGGATTATCAGTCGGTGGAACGGCAAAAGCAATTATCCTTTATGAAGCGGCAATTGGACTCGGGATCTCAGTTGGTCCATTGCTTGGTGGTGAATTAGGATCCATTTCTTGGCGTGGTCCATTTTATGGTGTAAGTGTACTTATGATTATTGCCTTTTTAGCATTATTATTAAAAATGCCTAAAGTAGCTAAATCAAAAACAAAAAGTTCTGTCTTGGATCCAATTAAAGCGTTAAAATTTCCAGGATTATTTAGACTTGGATTAACAGCATTCCTTTACAATATTGGATTTTTTACATTGATGGCATACGCACCATTTGTTATGGGATTAGATGAACATGGTTTAGGCTATGTTTTCCTTGGTTGGGGACTTTGTTTAGCATTTACTTCCGTGTTTGTTGCTCCGAAAATTCAAGCAAAATTTGGAACCATCAAATCTATGTGTACGATGCTAACGCTCTTTGCATTAACACTTTTAGCTATGGGAATATGGACAGATTCAAGCACGGCAATTATTGTAGCCGTAATAATAGCTGGATTATTCCTTGGTACGAATAACACATTGATTACAACAGCTGTAATGGAGGTAGCTCCGGTTGAACGTTCAATTGCATCTGCTGCATATAGCTTTGTTCGTTTTCTAGGCGGTGGTGTTGGACCGTGGTTAGCAAACAAGCTTGCTGAAACCTATACTCCACACATTCCTTTTATTACTGGTGCTATCTTTGTCTTGTTAGCCATGCTAGTCGTAGCTACTGGACGTAAACACCTTGCACATGTCGACAAAGTGACTCATTAA
- a CDS encoding MerR family transcriptional regulator produces MDELKIDDVAKQSGLTKRTIRYYEQLGILPSPPRSDGGFRLYSQEHVEFLKKITNAKEVMGFSLQELQEFIKLNDELEVQRMDYRQFKGTNKQKEKLEKVYQTVVEQLNLIEQKKKKILKVEADLVSLRDRAKAALIRFEKEESEKN; encoded by the coding sequence ATGGATGAATTAAAAATAGATGATGTGGCTAAACAAAGTGGGCTCACAAAACGTACAATACGCTACTATGAACAACTTGGAATCCTTCCCTCCCCTCCGAGGAGCGACGGTGGCTTCAGACTGTATTCTCAAGAACATGTGGAATTTTTGAAGAAAATCACCAATGCAAAGGAAGTGATGGGATTTTCCTTACAAGAATTACAGGAATTCATTAAACTGAATGACGAATTAGAAGTTCAACGCATGGATTATCGACAGTTTAAAGGAACAAATAAACAGAAGGAAAAATTAGAGAAGGTTTATCAAACCGTAGTTGAACAATTAAATCTTATCGAGCAAAAAAAGAAAAAAATTTTGAAGGTAGAAGCTGATTTAGTTTCACTTAGGGATCGTGCAAAAGCTGCCTTAATCAGGTTTGAAAAGGAAGAGTCAGAAAAGAATTAA
- the gdhA gene encoding NADP-specific glutamate dehydrogenase: MRELEKQTELERTAIEYMDEVYESIQERNPFEVEFLQAVKEIFDSLLPVFIKNPQYMENGILERIVEPERLLIFRVPWVDDTGKVRVNRGFRVQFNSSIGPYKGGLRFHPTVNASIIKFLGFEQIFKNALTGLPIGGGKGGADFDPKGKSDQEIMRFCQSFMTELYKYIGPDKDVPAGDIGVGAREIGYLFGQYKRLEGDFHAGVLTGKGLGYGGSLARKEATGYGTVYFVEEMLKANGMSFSGSTVVVSGSGNVSIYAMEKATQLGAKVVACSDSDGYIYDPFGINLSTVKRLKEVERKRIEEYVNEHPHAQYSPDCSSIWSIPCDIALPCATQNEINADSALLLIENGVKAVGEGANMPSTLDAIELFHKHHVLFGPGKAVNAGGVAVSALEMAQNSMRLSWSFEEVDVKLQEIMKNIYQKSMECAEEYGQPNNLVVGANIAGFLTVADAMIAQGVI, from the coding sequence ATGCGTGAATTAGAGAAGCAAACAGAGCTGGAACGGACAGCGATTGAATATATGGACGAAGTTTACGAAAGTATACAAGAAAGAAATCCTTTCGAAGTAGAGTTTCTACAAGCAGTCAAGGAGATATTTGATTCTCTCTTGCCTGTGTTTATAAAAAATCCACAATACATGGAAAATGGAATATTGGAGAGAATTGTGGAACCAGAAAGATTATTGATCTTTCGTGTGCCTTGGGTGGACGATACTGGTAAAGTAAGGGTAAATCGTGGATTCCGCGTACAGTTCAATAGTAGTATTGGCCCTTATAAAGGTGGACTCCGATTCCATCCTACCGTGAATGCAAGTATTATTAAATTTTTAGGATTTGAACAAATTTTTAAAAATGCTTTAACTGGCCTACCAATCGGTGGTGGCAAGGGAGGCGCAGATTTTGACCCGAAAGGAAAATCTGATCAGGAAATTATGAGGTTTTGTCAAAGTTTTATGACAGAACTATATAAATATATTGGGCCAGACAAAGATGTTCCAGCCGGCGATATAGGTGTTGGTGCCCGTGAGATTGGTTATTTATTTGGTCAATATAAAAGACTTGAAGGAGATTTTCATGCTGGAGTCCTAACCGGAAAAGGACTCGGATACGGTGGAAGCTTGGCAAGGAAGGAAGCCACAGGTTATGGGACCGTGTACTTTGTCGAGGAAATGCTTAAGGCAAATGGGATGTCGTTTAGTGGAAGTACAGTAGTTGTATCAGGTTCAGGAAATGTTTCTATTTATGCGATGGAGAAAGCAACACAATTAGGTGCTAAAGTTGTCGCATGCAGTGATTCGGATGGATATATTTATGATCCATTTGGAATTAATCTTTCAACTGTTAAACGTTTGAAGGAAGTTGAGAGAAAACGAATCGAAGAATATGTAAATGAGCATCCACATGCACAATATTCACCAGATTGTTCAAGCATTTGGTCTATTCCTTGTGATATTGCTTTGCCATGTGCTACACAAAATGAAATTAATGCAGATTCAGCCCTTCTTTTGATTGAAAACGGAGTAAAGGCAGTCGGTGAAGGGGCCAATATGCCATCCACATTAGATGCAATTGAACTTTTTCATAAGCATCATGTACTATTTGGTCCAGGAAAAGCAGTAAATGCAGGTGGTGTAGCCGTTTCTGCTCTTGAAATGGCGCAAAATAGTATGAGGTTGTCTTGGAGTTTTGAAGAAGTTGATGTGAAGTTGCAAGAAATTATGAAAAATATCTATCAAAAAAGTATGGAGTGTGCAGAAGAATATGGTCAACCGAATAATCTCGTTGTCGGTGCTAATATTGCCGGATTTTTAACGGTTGCAGATGCAATGATCGCACAAGGAGTGATTTAA
- a CDS encoding protoporphyrinogen oxidase — translation MKTIVVIGGGITGLSTMYYLNQQLTTSDKEVKLILIEADHELGGKIKSIDNNEFIMETGADSIVARKSGVAALLDELELDDEIVHNATGKSYIYHHNQLKPIPDDTIFGIPMSKEALFNSELISEEAKNEALKDFTTPNTTFTKDSSIGSFLENFLGKEIVNNQIAPVLSGVYSGKLNELTLATTLPYLLEYKNQYGSIIQGLSENKEKFQSADNKKFVSFRNGLSTLIKRMEEQLTNVNILKGIRATKIERDNSRYMISLENDERIEADQIILSTPHTVAQSLLQNDNLDTDFNKLVNSSLISVYIGFDIPDEKLPADGTGFIVPENSELICNACTWTSRKWTHTSKNHRLLLRLFYKNTNPDTFTYLNSLGKDELLQVALKDVEKSLGITGEPVCSEVTKWTKNMPKYHLTHRSTIESLNKKLNDLFPNILLAGCSYYGVGIADCISNGKQTAEIIFNQLNA, via the coding sequence TTGAAAACGATCGTAGTCATTGGTGGAGGTATTACAGGACTTTCAACCATGTATTATTTAAATCAACAATTAACTACCTCAGATAAAGAAGTAAAATTAATTTTAATTGAAGCAGATCATGAATTAGGTGGAAAAATCAAATCAATAGATAATAATGAATTTATTATGGAAACAGGAGCTGACTCCATTGTAGCACGTAAATCTGGTGTTGCTGCTTTATTAGATGAGCTCGAATTAGATGACGAAATTGTTCATAATGCTACTGGAAAATCTTATATTTATCATCACAATCAGCTAAAGCCGATTCCTGATGATACTATTTTCGGAATTCCTATGAGCAAAGAAGCTTTATTTAATAGTGAATTAATATCTGAAGAAGCCAAAAATGAGGCTTTAAAGGATTTTACAACACCAAATACTACCTTTACCAAAGATAGCTCTATTGGTTCATTTCTAGAAAACTTTCTTGGTAAAGAAATTGTCAATAATCAAATTGCTCCTGTACTTTCCGGGGTATATTCAGGCAAACTAAATGAACTTACCTTAGCTACTACACTTCCCTATCTTTTAGAATATAAAAATCAATATGGCAGTATTATTCAAGGTCTTTCAGAGAATAAAGAGAAATTCCAATCCGCTGATAACAAAAAATTCGTTTCATTTAGAAATGGTCTCTCCACATTAATAAAACGGATGGAAGAGCAATTAACGAATGTGAATATATTAAAAGGGATACGAGCAACTAAGATTGAACGTGATAATAGTCGATATATGATTTCGCTTGAAAATGATGAAAGGATTGAAGCGGATCAAATTATTCTAAGCACCCCTCATACTGTGGCACAATCGCTCCTACAGAATGACAACTTAGATACCGATTTCAATAAGCTAGTAAACTCTTCACTGATTAGTGTATATATTGGTTTTGATATCCCAGATGAAAAGCTTCCTGCAGATGGAACTGGCTTTATCGTTCCAGAAAATAGTGAGCTAATTTGTAATGCTTGTACGTGGACAAGTAGAAAGTGGACACATACTTCAAAGAACCATCGGCTTTTATTGAGACTTTTTTATAAGAACACGAATCCGGATACGTTTACCTATTTAAACAGCTTAGGAAAAGATGAACTGCTGCAAGTGGCTTTAAAAGATGTGGAAAAAAGCTTGGGGATAACAGGGGAACCAGTATGCTCAGAGGTAACAAAGTGGACGAAAAACATGCCCAAATACCATCTTACCCATCGTTCAACGATCGAATCACTAAACAAAAAACTAAATGACTTATTCCCTAATATTCTACTTGCTGGCTGCTCCTACTACGGTGTAGGTATTGCGGACTGCATTTCGAATGGAAAACAAACCGCTGAAATTATTTTTAATCAATTAAATGCATAA
- a CDS encoding ECF transporter S component, which translates to MTSKKIVWFALGFAFTVIGSLIKIPAIVGSVGLDAFPSLVIASLFSVGMGGIVAGVGHLLSALLTGFPLGPFHLLIAFEMTFCVLIYGYLYQTGKKKLAAVMFWIGNALISPIPFIFLLNWSFFIVMIPSLMIGAAINIVVALLFVRVFQERLSRVIKRGD; encoded by the coding sequence ATGACTAGTAAAAAAATCGTTTGGTTTGCCTTAGGTTTTGCATTCACTGTCATTGGGTCATTAATAAAAATCCCTGCAATTGTTGGAAGTGTAGGATTAGATGCATTTCCATCCTTAGTGATTGCGAGTTTGTTTAGTGTAGGAATGGGAGGAATTGTTGCAGGAGTTGGTCATCTTCTTTCTGCCTTGCTAACAGGATTTCCATTAGGTCCGTTCCATCTATTAATAGCGTTTGAAATGACTTTTTGTGTTCTCATCTATGGATATTTATATCAAACAGGAAAGAAAAAGTTAGCTGCAGTTATGTTTTGGATTGGGAATGCACTCATTAGTCCTATTCCATTTATATTTTTATTAAATTGGTCATTTTTTATAGTTATGATTCCATCGCTAATGATTGGTGCAGCAATAAATATTGTTGTAGCCCTTCTCTTTGTACGAGTATTTCAAGAAAGATTATCTAGAGTGATTAAAAGAGGGGATTAA
- a CDS encoding bifunctional adenosylcobinamide kinase/adenosylcobinamide-phosphate guanylyltransferase: MHFITGGYFNGKAKWVRDQFGLKERSDYLWLSAYQSNKLELPFQNKEKQLLIIEGVEQYIKKWIDLDIDIQIIRAQAKDLVEKAVNWEQADENNELILIGTDISKGIVPIEKKDRQWRDITGWVYQDIVATSDSVYMVWYGISKRIK; encoded by the coding sequence ATGCACTTTATTACGGGAGGTTATTTTAACGGAAAAGCAAAATGGGTGAGGGATCAATTTGGACTGAAGGAACGAAGTGATTATCTGTGGCTTTCTGCTTATCAATCAAATAAATTAGAACTGCCGTTTCAGAATAAAGAAAAACAATTGCTTATTATTGAAGGGGTAGAACAATACATAAAAAAATGGATTGATTTAGATATTGATATACAAATAATTAGAGCCCAGGCAAAAGATCTCGTAGAAAAAGCGGTAAACTGGGAGCAGGCTGATGAAAATAATGAATTGATCTTGATTGGAACAGATATTTCAAAGGGGATTGTTCCAATTGAAAAAAAGGATCGACAGTGGAGAGATATTACGGGATGGGTGTATCAGGATATTGTTGCAACTTCTGATTCAGTTTATATGGTTTGGTATGGTATTTCAAAACGAATAAAATAA
- a CDS encoding histidine phosphatase family protein gives MDEHLVVTLLRHGLTKQNEKHQYLGWTDASLSEKGIQQVGSYQLLSKADLYFSSDLKRCVETAGILFPDKEILTCSLFREMNFGDWEERTYEELKNNDVYQNWLQQPFTICPPNGECFHQFTARVDKGWKQLLLQLFQKGKTKAILITHGGVIRYLLSRFSPKETNFWDWRVPHETAFELCWTKQKGRGESRCTLLREVILTEKQNG, from the coding sequence ATGGATGAGCATCTGGTTGTTACATTACTTCGCCACGGTTTGACAAAGCAAAATGAAAAGCATCAATATTTGGGCTGGACCGATGCTTCTTTAAGTGAAAAGGGAATACAACAGGTAGGCAGCTATCAGCTTTTGTCGAAGGCTGACTTATATTTTAGTAGTGATTTGAAGAGATGTGTCGAAACAGCGGGAATTTTATTTCCCGATAAAGAAATCTTAACCTGTTCACTTTTTCGAGAAATGAATTTTGGAGATTGGGAAGAAAGAACGTATGAAGAGTTGAAAAATAATGATGTATACCAAAATTGGTTGCAGCAACCTTTCACCATATGTCCACCAAATGGTGAATGTTTTCATCAATTTACTGCTAGAGTGGATAAAGGGTGGAAGCAGCTTCTCTTGCAACTTTTTCAAAAGGGGAAAACGAAAGCGATCCTTATTACCCATGGGGGAGTCATTCGCTATTTGTTAAGTCGCTTTTCACCAAAGGAAACAAATTTTTGGGATTGGAGAGTTCCACATGAAACAGCGTTTGAATTGTGCTGGACGAAACAAAAAGGGAGGGGAGAGAGCCGATGCACTTTATTACGGGAGGTTATTTTAACGGAAAAGCAAAATGGGTGA
- the cobS gene encoding adenosylcobinamide-GDP ribazoletransferase produces MINKMKKIIDWCGPIKGMLINLQFFTIVPIPYELPMDKKHMTYAVKFFPLLGLLQGAIFVGALYLLTNYTPFSTLATAFILWLLTIIVTGGLHIDGWMDASDAFFSYQQIDKRLEIMKDPRTGAFGVISVIILLSGRFLFIYEIIDMLSTSSFIFILTLPFLSKSLMGYLLLNVPAAKQEGLGHFFQKSVPKNALFIYPFYILLYLVFVILFYHQVIEFVLILILITLLAGFFFKRKIIKWFSGITGDVLGASVEGVEWILWMSIWLLHYFATV; encoded by the coding sequence ATGATAAATAAAATGAAAAAGATTATTGATTGGTGTGGACCTATAAAGGGAATGTTGATAAATCTTCAGTTTTTTACAATCGTTCCAATACCCTATGAACTCCCTATGGATAAAAAGCATATGACCTATGCGGTTAAATTTTTTCCACTATTAGGTTTATTACAAGGTGCCATATTTGTCGGGGCTTTATATTTGTTGACCAACTATACACCATTTTCGACATTAGCTACTGCATTTATCCTTTGGCTGCTAACCATTATTGTTACAGGTGGCTTACATATTGATGGTTGGATGGATGCAAGTGATGCTTTTTTTTCATATCAACAAATTGATAAGCGCTTAGAAATTATGAAGGACCCTCGAACTGGCGCATTTGGTGTTATATCGGTGATTATCTTATTAAGTGGACGTTTTCTTTTTATATATGAAATTATCGATATGTTATCTACTAGTAGTTTTATTTTTATTTTAACATTGCCATTTTTAAGCAAAAGCTTGATGGGGTATCTTCTATTAAATGTTCCAGCAGCAAAACAAGAGGGGTTAGGTCATTTTTTTCAAAAATCTGTTCCCAAAAATGCACTATTTATTTATCCATTTTACATATTGCTATATTTAGTGTTTGTTATACTTTTCTATCATCAAGTAATAGAATTTGTGCTTATATTGATTTTGATCACTTTGCTCGCTGGCTTTTTCTTTAAGCGGAAAATTATTAAATGGTTTAGTGGGATTACTGGGGATGTTTTAGGAGCAAGCGTTGAAGGGGTGGAATGGATCTTATGGATGAGCATCTGGTTGTTACATTACTTCGCCACGGTTTGA